One part of the Magallana gigas chromosome 5, xbMagGiga1.1, whole genome shotgun sequence genome encodes these proteins:
- the LOC105333434 gene encoding heterogeneous nuclear ribonucleoprotein A1, A2/B1 homolog isoform X4, with protein sequence MPGFGGGFGGGRGGGRGGGMGGRGRGRNQGGDPDDPEAEQYRKLFIGGLSYETTDSTLKSYFEKWGTITDCVVMTDPQTKRSRGFGFITYEKVAMLDECQANRPHKIDGREVETKRAMPREESGRSESQKSNEKMFVGGLRDTTTEDDVREAFQEYGNIKNIELIKDKATNKTRGFCFVTFDDYDPVDKCVLKKRFKICDKDVEVKKAENKNEGGGRGGGPGGRGGRGGGPGGGWNQGGFNQGFNQGGGYGGGGGGGYGGGYGNNQGGNWGGNQGGYNEGYGGGYGGGQGGDWGGNQQFGTGYQNSFGGGVMKGGGYGQRGQGPYGGGPGGYGGGGYGGGGGGGGGGGGYGGNRR encoded by the exons ATGCCCGGC TTTGGAGGTGGATTTGGTGGCGGTCGCGGAGGAGGTCGAGGTGGTGGTATGGGAGGTCGCGGTAGAGGAAGAAATCAAGGTGGTGACCCAGATGACCCTGAAGCAGAACAGTACAGGAAGCTGTTTATTGGAGGTCTGAGTTATGAGACCACCGACTCAACACTTAAATCCTACTTTGAAAAGTGGGGAACAATTACAGACTGTGTTGTCATGACAGATCCTCAAACAAAAag atcaAGGGGTTTTGGTTTCATCACATATGAAAAAGTTGCCATGCTTGATGAATGCCAGGCTAACAGACCACACAAAATTGATGGCAGAGAAGTTGAAACAAAGAGAGCCATGCCTCGTGAG GAGTCAGGAAGATCGGAATCTCAGAAATCCaatgaaaaaatgtttgttgGAGGCCTTCGTGACACAACAACAGAAGACGATGTGAGGGAAGCATTCCAGGAGTACGGAAACATCAAAAACATTGAACTCATCAAAGACAAAGCAACAAACAAGACCAGGGGATTCTGTTTTGTCACTTTTGATGACTATGACCCCGTCGACAAATGTGTTT TAAAAAAGAGGTTCAAAATCTGTGACAAAGATGTTGAAGTAAAGAAagctgaaaacaaaaatgaaggTGGAG GTCGCGGTGGCGGACCAGGTGGTCGTGGTGGCCGCGGGGGTGGACCTGGTGGTG GATGGAACCAGGGAGGTTTTAACCAAGGATTTAACCAAGGAG GTGGCTACGGTGGAGGAGGTGGCGGAGGGTATGGTGGTGGTTATGGCAATAACCAGGGTGGTAACTGGGGTGGAAACCAGGGAGGCTACAATGAAGGATACGGTGGTGGATATGGAGGAGGACAAG GTGGAGACTGGGGTGGAAACCAACAGTTTGGAACTGGCTACCAAAACAGCTTTGGTGGTGGTGTAATGAAGGGCGGTGGCTATGGACAGAGAGGTCAGGGCCCGTATGGAGGAG GTCCTGGAGGTTATGGCGGCGGTGGCTATGGTGGTGGTGGAGGAGGAGGTGGTGGCGGCGGTGGTTACGGTGGAAACCGTCGTTGA
- the LOC105333434 gene encoding heterogeneous nuclear ribonucleoprotein 87F isoform X6, translated as MPGFGGGFGGGRGGGRGGGMGGRGRGRNQGGDPDDPEAEQYRKLFIGGLSYETTDSTLKSYFEKWGTITDCVVMTDPQTKRSRGFGFITYEKVAMLDECQANRPHKIDGREVETKRAMPREESGRSESQKSNEKMFVGGLRDTTTEDDVREAFQEYGNIKNIELIKDKATNKTRGFCFVTFDDYDPVDKCVLKKRFKICDKDVEVKKAENKNEGGGRGGGPGGRGGRGGGPGGGWNQGGFNQGFNQGGPWGPGGGNMGGDGGYQGGYGGGGGGGYGGGYGNNQGGNWGGNQGGYNEGYGGGYGGGQGPGGYGGGGYGGGGGGGGGGGGYGGNRR; from the exons ATGCCCGGC TTTGGAGGTGGATTTGGTGGCGGTCGCGGAGGAGGTCGAGGTGGTGGTATGGGAGGTCGCGGTAGAGGAAGAAATCAAGGTGGTGACCCAGATGACCCTGAAGCAGAACAGTACAGGAAGCTGTTTATTGGAGGTCTGAGTTATGAGACCACCGACTCAACACTTAAATCCTACTTTGAAAAGTGGGGAACAATTACAGACTGTGTTGTCATGACAGATCCTCAAACAAAAag atcaAGGGGTTTTGGTTTCATCACATATGAAAAAGTTGCCATGCTTGATGAATGCCAGGCTAACAGACCACACAAAATTGATGGCAGAGAAGTTGAAACAAAGAGAGCCATGCCTCGTGAG GAGTCAGGAAGATCGGAATCTCAGAAATCCaatgaaaaaatgtttgttgGAGGCCTTCGTGACACAACAACAGAAGACGATGTGAGGGAAGCATTCCAGGAGTACGGAAACATCAAAAACATTGAACTCATCAAAGACAAAGCAACAAACAAGACCAGGGGATTCTGTTTTGTCACTTTTGATGACTATGACCCCGTCGACAAATGTGTTT TAAAAAAGAGGTTCAAAATCTGTGACAAAGATGTTGAAGTAAAGAAagctgaaaacaaaaatgaaggTGGAG GTCGCGGTGGCGGACCAGGTGGTCGTGGTGGCCGCGGGGGTGGACCTGGTGGTG GATGGAACCAGGGAGGTTTTAACCAAGGATTTAACCAAGGAG GTCCCTGGGGTCCCGGAGGTGGAAATATGGGTGGTGATGGCGGCTATCAGG GTGGCTACGGTGGAGGAGGTGGCGGAGGGTATGGTGGTGGTTATGGCAATAACCAGGGTGGTAACTGGGGTGGAAACCAGGGAGGCTACAATGAAGGATACGGTGGTGGATATGGAGGAGGACAAG GTCCTGGAGGTTATGGCGGCGGTGGCTATGGTGGTGGTGGAGGAGGAGGTGGTGGCGGCGGTGGTTACGGTGGAAACCGTCGTTGA
- the LOC105333434 gene encoding heterogeneous nuclear ribonucleoprotein A2 homolog 1 isoform X3 — translation MPGFGGGFGGGRGGGRGGGMGGRGRGRNQGGDPDDPEAEQYRKLFIGGLSYETTDSTLKSYFEKWGTITDCVVMTDPQTKRSRGFGFITYEKVAMLDECQANRPHKIDGREVETKRAMPREESGRSESQKSNEKMFVGGLRDTTTEDDVREAFQEYGNIKNIELIKDKATNKTRGFCFVTFDDYDPVDKCVLKKRFKICDKDVEVKKAENKNEGGGRGGGPGGRGGRGGGPGGGWNQGGFNQGFNQGGPWGPGGGNMGGDGGYQGGYGGGGGGGYGGGYGNNQGGNWGGNQGGYNEGYGGGYGGGQGGDWGGNQQFGTGYQNSFGGGVMKGGGYGQRGPGGYGGGGYGGGGGGGGGGGGYGGNRR, via the exons ATGCCCGGC TTTGGAGGTGGATTTGGTGGCGGTCGCGGAGGAGGTCGAGGTGGTGGTATGGGAGGTCGCGGTAGAGGAAGAAATCAAGGTGGTGACCCAGATGACCCTGAAGCAGAACAGTACAGGAAGCTGTTTATTGGAGGTCTGAGTTATGAGACCACCGACTCAACACTTAAATCCTACTTTGAAAAGTGGGGAACAATTACAGACTGTGTTGTCATGACAGATCCTCAAACAAAAag atcaAGGGGTTTTGGTTTCATCACATATGAAAAAGTTGCCATGCTTGATGAATGCCAGGCTAACAGACCACACAAAATTGATGGCAGAGAAGTTGAAACAAAGAGAGCCATGCCTCGTGAG GAGTCAGGAAGATCGGAATCTCAGAAATCCaatgaaaaaatgtttgttgGAGGCCTTCGTGACACAACAACAGAAGACGATGTGAGGGAAGCATTCCAGGAGTACGGAAACATCAAAAACATTGAACTCATCAAAGACAAAGCAACAAACAAGACCAGGGGATTCTGTTTTGTCACTTTTGATGACTATGACCCCGTCGACAAATGTGTTT TAAAAAAGAGGTTCAAAATCTGTGACAAAGATGTTGAAGTAAAGAAagctgaaaacaaaaatgaaggTGGAG GTCGCGGTGGCGGACCAGGTGGTCGTGGTGGCCGCGGGGGTGGACCTGGTGGTG GATGGAACCAGGGAGGTTTTAACCAAGGATTTAACCAAGGAG GTCCCTGGGGTCCCGGAGGTGGAAATATGGGTGGTGATGGCGGCTATCAGG GTGGCTACGGTGGAGGAGGTGGCGGAGGGTATGGTGGTGGTTATGGCAATAACCAGGGTGGTAACTGGGGTGGAAACCAGGGAGGCTACAATGAAGGATACGGTGGTGGATATGGAGGAGGACAAG GTGGAGACTGGGGTGGAAACCAACAGTTTGGAACTGGCTACCAAAACAGCTTTGGTGGTGGTGTAATGAAGGGCGGTGGCTATGGACAGAGAG GTCCTGGAGGTTATGGCGGCGGTGGCTATGGTGGTGGTGGAGGAGGAGGTGGTGGCGGCGGTGGTTACGGTGGAAACCGTCGTTGA
- the LOC105333434 gene encoding heterogeneous nuclear ribonucleoprotein A1, A2/B1 homolog isoform X1 has translation MPGFGGGFGGGRGGGRGGGMGGRGRGRNQGGDPDDPEAEQYRKLFIGGLSYETTDSTLKSYFEKWGTITDCVVMTDPQTKRSRGFGFITYEKVAMLDECQANRPHKIDGREVETKRAMPREESGRSESQKSNEKMFVGGLRDTTTEDDVREAFQEYGNIKNIELIKDKATNKTRGFCFVTFDDYDPVDKCVLKKRFKICDKDVEVKKAENKNEGGGRGGGPGGRGGRGGGPGGGWNQGGFNQGFNQGGPWGPGGGNMGGDGGYQGGYGGGGGGGYGGGYGNNQGGNWGGNQGGYNEGYGGGYGGGQGGDWGGNQQFGTGYQNSFGGGVMKGGGYGQRGQGPYGGGPGGYGGGGYGGGGGGGGGGGGYGGNRR, from the exons ATGCCCGGC TTTGGAGGTGGATTTGGTGGCGGTCGCGGAGGAGGTCGAGGTGGTGGTATGGGAGGTCGCGGTAGAGGAAGAAATCAAGGTGGTGACCCAGATGACCCTGAAGCAGAACAGTACAGGAAGCTGTTTATTGGAGGTCTGAGTTATGAGACCACCGACTCAACACTTAAATCCTACTTTGAAAAGTGGGGAACAATTACAGACTGTGTTGTCATGACAGATCCTCAAACAAAAag atcaAGGGGTTTTGGTTTCATCACATATGAAAAAGTTGCCATGCTTGATGAATGCCAGGCTAACAGACCACACAAAATTGATGGCAGAGAAGTTGAAACAAAGAGAGCCATGCCTCGTGAG GAGTCAGGAAGATCGGAATCTCAGAAATCCaatgaaaaaatgtttgttgGAGGCCTTCGTGACACAACAACAGAAGACGATGTGAGGGAAGCATTCCAGGAGTACGGAAACATCAAAAACATTGAACTCATCAAAGACAAAGCAACAAACAAGACCAGGGGATTCTGTTTTGTCACTTTTGATGACTATGACCCCGTCGACAAATGTGTTT TAAAAAAGAGGTTCAAAATCTGTGACAAAGATGTTGAAGTAAAGAAagctgaaaacaaaaatgaaggTGGAG GTCGCGGTGGCGGACCAGGTGGTCGTGGTGGCCGCGGGGGTGGACCTGGTGGTG GATGGAACCAGGGAGGTTTTAACCAAGGATTTAACCAAGGAG GTCCCTGGGGTCCCGGAGGTGGAAATATGGGTGGTGATGGCGGCTATCAGG GTGGCTACGGTGGAGGAGGTGGCGGAGGGTATGGTGGTGGTTATGGCAATAACCAGGGTGGTAACTGGGGTGGAAACCAGGGAGGCTACAATGAAGGATACGGTGGTGGATATGGAGGAGGACAAG GTGGAGACTGGGGTGGAAACCAACAGTTTGGAACTGGCTACCAAAACAGCTTTGGTGGTGGTGTAATGAAGGGCGGTGGCTATGGACAGAGAGGTCAGGGCCCGTATGGAGGAG GTCCTGGAGGTTATGGCGGCGGTGGCTATGGTGGTGGTGGAGGAGGAGGTGGTGGCGGCGGTGGTTACGGTGGAAACCGTCGTTGA
- the LOC105333434 gene encoding heterogeneous nuclear ribonucleoprotein A1, A2/B1 homolog isoform X2: MPGFGGGFGGGRGGGRGGGMGGRGRGRNQGGDPDDPEAEQYRKLFIGGLSYETTDSTLKSYFEKWGTITDCVVMTDPQTKRSRGFGFITYEKVAMLDECQANRPHKIDGREVETKRAMPRESGRSESQKSNEKMFVGGLRDTTTEDDVREAFQEYGNIKNIELIKDKATNKTRGFCFVTFDDYDPVDKCVLKKRFKICDKDVEVKKAENKNEGGGRGGGPGGRGGRGGGPGGGWNQGGFNQGFNQGGPWGPGGGNMGGDGGYQGGYGGGGGGGYGGGYGNNQGGNWGGNQGGYNEGYGGGYGGGQGGDWGGNQQFGTGYQNSFGGGVMKGGGYGQRGQGPYGGGPGGYGGGGYGGGGGGGGGGGGYGGNRR, encoded by the exons ATGCCCGGC TTTGGAGGTGGATTTGGTGGCGGTCGCGGAGGAGGTCGAGGTGGTGGTATGGGAGGTCGCGGTAGAGGAAGAAATCAAGGTGGTGACCCAGATGACCCTGAAGCAGAACAGTACAGGAAGCTGTTTATTGGAGGTCTGAGTTATGAGACCACCGACTCAACACTTAAATCCTACTTTGAAAAGTGGGGAACAATTACAGACTGTGTTGTCATGACAGATCCTCAAACAAAAag atcaAGGGGTTTTGGTTTCATCACATATGAAAAAGTTGCCATGCTTGATGAATGCCAGGCTAACAGACCACACAAAATTGATGGCAGAGAAGTTGAAACAAAGAGAGCCATGCCTCGTGAG TCAGGAAGATCGGAATCTCAGAAATCCaatgaaaaaatgtttgttgGAGGCCTTCGTGACACAACAACAGAAGACGATGTGAGGGAAGCATTCCAGGAGTACGGAAACATCAAAAACATTGAACTCATCAAAGACAAAGCAACAAACAAGACCAGGGGATTCTGTTTTGTCACTTTTGATGACTATGACCCCGTCGACAAATGTGTTT TAAAAAAGAGGTTCAAAATCTGTGACAAAGATGTTGAAGTAAAGAAagctgaaaacaaaaatgaaggTGGAG GTCGCGGTGGCGGACCAGGTGGTCGTGGTGGCCGCGGGGGTGGACCTGGTGGTG GATGGAACCAGGGAGGTTTTAACCAAGGATTTAACCAAGGAG GTCCCTGGGGTCCCGGAGGTGGAAATATGGGTGGTGATGGCGGCTATCAGG GTGGCTACGGTGGAGGAGGTGGCGGAGGGTATGGTGGTGGTTATGGCAATAACCAGGGTGGTAACTGGGGTGGAAACCAGGGAGGCTACAATGAAGGATACGGTGGTGGATATGGAGGAGGACAAG GTGGAGACTGGGGTGGAAACCAACAGTTTGGAACTGGCTACCAAAACAGCTTTGGTGGTGGTGTAATGAAGGGCGGTGGCTATGGACAGAGAGGTCAGGGCCCGTATGGAGGAG GTCCTGGAGGTTATGGCGGCGGTGGCTATGGTGGTGGTGGAGGAGGAGGTGGTGGCGGCGGTGGTTACGGTGGAAACCGTCGTTGA
- the LOC105333434 gene encoding heterogeneous nuclear ribonucleoprotein 87F isoform X5, with the protein MPGFGGGFGGGRGGGRGGGMGGRGRGRNQGGDPDDPEAEQYRKLFIGGLSYETTDSTLKSYFEKWGTITDCVVMTDPQTKRSRGFGFITYEKVAMLDECQANRPHKIDGREVETKRAMPREESGRSESQKSNEKMFVGGLRDTTTEDDVREAFQEYGNIKNIELIKDKATNKTRGFCFVTFDDYDPVDKCVLKKRFKICDKDVEVKKAENKNEGGGRGGGPGGRGGRGGGPGGGGYGGGGGGGYGGGYGNNQGGNWGGNQGGYNEGYGGGYGGGQGGDWGGNQQFGTGYQNSFGGGVMKGGGYGQRGQGPYGGGPGGYGGGGYGGGGGGGGGGGGYGGNRR; encoded by the exons ATGCCCGGC TTTGGAGGTGGATTTGGTGGCGGTCGCGGAGGAGGTCGAGGTGGTGGTATGGGAGGTCGCGGTAGAGGAAGAAATCAAGGTGGTGACCCAGATGACCCTGAAGCAGAACAGTACAGGAAGCTGTTTATTGGAGGTCTGAGTTATGAGACCACCGACTCAACACTTAAATCCTACTTTGAAAAGTGGGGAACAATTACAGACTGTGTTGTCATGACAGATCCTCAAACAAAAag atcaAGGGGTTTTGGTTTCATCACATATGAAAAAGTTGCCATGCTTGATGAATGCCAGGCTAACAGACCACACAAAATTGATGGCAGAGAAGTTGAAACAAAGAGAGCCATGCCTCGTGAG GAGTCAGGAAGATCGGAATCTCAGAAATCCaatgaaaaaatgtttgttgGAGGCCTTCGTGACACAACAACAGAAGACGATGTGAGGGAAGCATTCCAGGAGTACGGAAACATCAAAAACATTGAACTCATCAAAGACAAAGCAACAAACAAGACCAGGGGATTCTGTTTTGTCACTTTTGATGACTATGACCCCGTCGACAAATGTGTTT TAAAAAAGAGGTTCAAAATCTGTGACAAAGATGTTGAAGTAAAGAAagctgaaaacaaaaatgaaggTGGAG GTCGCGGTGGCGGACCAGGTGGTCGTGGTGGCCGCGGGGGTGGACCTGGTGGTG GTGGCTACGGTGGAGGAGGTGGCGGAGGGTATGGTGGTGGTTATGGCAATAACCAGGGTGGTAACTGGGGTGGAAACCAGGGAGGCTACAATGAAGGATACGGTGGTGGATATGGAGGAGGACAAG GTGGAGACTGGGGTGGAAACCAACAGTTTGGAACTGGCTACCAAAACAGCTTTGGTGGTGGTGTAATGAAGGGCGGTGGCTATGGACAGAGAGGTCAGGGCCCGTATGGAGGAG GTCCTGGAGGTTATGGCGGCGGTGGCTATGGTGGTGGTGGAGGAGGAGGTGGTGGCGGCGGTGGTTACGGTGGAAACCGTCGTTGA
- the LOC105333434 gene encoding heterogeneous nuclear ribonucleoprotein A3 isoform X8 — MPGFGGGFGGGRGGGRGGGMGGRGRGRNQGGDPDDPEAEQYRKLFIGGLSYETTDSTLKSYFEKWGTITDCVVMTDPQTKRSRGFGFITYEKVAMLDECQANRPHKIDGREVETKRAMPREESGRSESQKSNEKMFVGGLRDTTTEDDVREAFQEYGNIKNIELIKDKATNKTRGFCFVTFDDYDPVDKCVLKKRFKICDKDVEVKKAENKNEGGGRGGGPGGRGGRGGGPGGGGYGGGGGGGYGGGYGNNQGGNWGGNQGGYNEGYGGGYGGGQGPGGYGGGGYGGGGGGGGGGGGYGGNRR, encoded by the exons ATGCCCGGC TTTGGAGGTGGATTTGGTGGCGGTCGCGGAGGAGGTCGAGGTGGTGGTATGGGAGGTCGCGGTAGAGGAAGAAATCAAGGTGGTGACCCAGATGACCCTGAAGCAGAACAGTACAGGAAGCTGTTTATTGGAGGTCTGAGTTATGAGACCACCGACTCAACACTTAAATCCTACTTTGAAAAGTGGGGAACAATTACAGACTGTGTTGTCATGACAGATCCTCAAACAAAAag atcaAGGGGTTTTGGTTTCATCACATATGAAAAAGTTGCCATGCTTGATGAATGCCAGGCTAACAGACCACACAAAATTGATGGCAGAGAAGTTGAAACAAAGAGAGCCATGCCTCGTGAG GAGTCAGGAAGATCGGAATCTCAGAAATCCaatgaaaaaatgtttgttgGAGGCCTTCGTGACACAACAACAGAAGACGATGTGAGGGAAGCATTCCAGGAGTACGGAAACATCAAAAACATTGAACTCATCAAAGACAAAGCAACAAACAAGACCAGGGGATTCTGTTTTGTCACTTTTGATGACTATGACCCCGTCGACAAATGTGTTT TAAAAAAGAGGTTCAAAATCTGTGACAAAGATGTTGAAGTAAAGAAagctgaaaacaaaaatgaaggTGGAG GTCGCGGTGGCGGACCAGGTGGTCGTGGTGGCCGCGGGGGTGGACCTGGTGGTG GTGGCTACGGTGGAGGAGGTGGCGGAGGGTATGGTGGTGGTTATGGCAATAACCAGGGTGGTAACTGGGGTGGAAACCAGGGAGGCTACAATGAAGGATACGGTGGTGGATATGGAGGAGGACAAG GTCCTGGAGGTTATGGCGGCGGTGGCTATGGTGGTGGTGGAGGAGGAGGTGGTGGCGGCGGTGGTTACGGTGGAAACCGTCGTTGA
- the LOC105333434 gene encoding heterogeneous nuclear ribonucleoprotein 87F isoform X7, whose amino-acid sequence MPGFGGGFGGGRGGGRGGGMGGRGRGRNQGGDPDDPEAEQYRKLFIGGLSYETTDSTLKSYFEKWGTITDCVVMTDPQTKRSRGFGFITYEKVAMLDECQANRPHKIDGREVETKRAMPREESGRSESQKSNEKMFVGGLRDTTTEDDVREAFQEYGNIKNIELIKDKATNKTRGFCFVTFDDYDPVDKCVLKKRFKICDKDVEVKKAENKNEGGGRGGGPGGRGGRGGGPGGGWNQGGFNQGFNQGGGYGGGGGGGYGGGYGNNQGGNWGGNQGGYNEGYGGGYGGGQGPGGYGGGGYGGGGGGGGGGGGYGGNRR is encoded by the exons ATGCCCGGC TTTGGAGGTGGATTTGGTGGCGGTCGCGGAGGAGGTCGAGGTGGTGGTATGGGAGGTCGCGGTAGAGGAAGAAATCAAGGTGGTGACCCAGATGACCCTGAAGCAGAACAGTACAGGAAGCTGTTTATTGGAGGTCTGAGTTATGAGACCACCGACTCAACACTTAAATCCTACTTTGAAAAGTGGGGAACAATTACAGACTGTGTTGTCATGACAGATCCTCAAACAAAAag atcaAGGGGTTTTGGTTTCATCACATATGAAAAAGTTGCCATGCTTGATGAATGCCAGGCTAACAGACCACACAAAATTGATGGCAGAGAAGTTGAAACAAAGAGAGCCATGCCTCGTGAG GAGTCAGGAAGATCGGAATCTCAGAAATCCaatgaaaaaatgtttgttgGAGGCCTTCGTGACACAACAACAGAAGACGATGTGAGGGAAGCATTCCAGGAGTACGGAAACATCAAAAACATTGAACTCATCAAAGACAAAGCAACAAACAAGACCAGGGGATTCTGTTTTGTCACTTTTGATGACTATGACCCCGTCGACAAATGTGTTT TAAAAAAGAGGTTCAAAATCTGTGACAAAGATGTTGAAGTAAAGAAagctgaaaacaaaaatgaaggTGGAG GTCGCGGTGGCGGACCAGGTGGTCGTGGTGGCCGCGGGGGTGGACCTGGTGGTG GATGGAACCAGGGAGGTTTTAACCAAGGATTTAACCAAGGAG GTGGCTACGGTGGAGGAGGTGGCGGAGGGTATGGTGGTGGTTATGGCAATAACCAGGGTGGTAACTGGGGTGGAAACCAGGGAGGCTACAATGAAGGATACGGTGGTGGATATGGAGGAGGACAAG GTCCTGGAGGTTATGGCGGCGGTGGCTATGGTGGTGGTGGAGGAGGAGGTGGTGGCGGCGGTGGTTACGGTGGAAACCGTCGTTGA
- the LOC105333436 gene encoding chromobox protein homolog 1 isoform X2 translates to MDEKATTMSSTRPAKAKKDEEIVAEPADVEEEEEEEEEYTVEKVVDSRMKGGRKEYLLKWKGYPDSENTWEPEANLDCPDLIAEFEEKKKKKDQEKKRKTPNGTDDGAAKKKKKVSEEEDNKPRGFDRGLLPERIIGATDSSGELMFLMKWKDSDEADLVPARQANVKCPQIVIAFYEERLTWHTHNDNEEDESKEDL, encoded by the exons ATGGACGAAAAGGcaa CAACGATGTCGTCAACAAGACCAGCCAAGGCCAAAAAAGATGAGGAAATTGTTGCAGAGCCAGCAGACGTTGAGGAAGAAGAGGAAGAGGAAGAAGAATACACAGTTGAGAAAGTGGTGGACTCCAGGATGAAGGGAGGTCGTAAAGAGTACCTTCTGAAATGGAAAGGTTACCCAGA cTCAGAGAATACTTGGGAACCAGAAGCAAATTTAGATTGTCCAGACCTTATAGCAGAGTTTGaggagaaaaagaagaaaaaagatcaagagaagaaaagaaaaactccAAATGGCACAGATGATGGTGCAgcaaagaagaagaagaaagtcTCAGAA GAAGAAGATAACAAACCAAGAGGTTTTGACAGAGGGTTGTTGCCAGAGAGAATTATTGGTGCCACAGACAGTTCAGGCGAACTCATGTTTTTAATGAAGTG GAAAGACAGTGATGAGGCAGATTTAGTACCAGCAAGACAAGCTAATGTTAAATGTCCACAAATAGTGATAGCTTTTTATGAAGAACGACTCACATGGCACACTCATAATGACAATGAAGAGGATGAAAGCAAGGAGGATTTATAa
- the LOC105333436 gene encoding chromobox protein homolog 1 isoform X1, with amino-acid sequence MDEKATTMSSTRPAKAKKDEEIVAEPADVEEEEEEEEEYTVEKVVDSRMKGGRKEYLLKWKGYPDSENTWEPEANLDCPDLIAEFEEKKKKKDQEKKRKTPNGTDDGAAKKKKKVSEVKTTEEDNKPRGFDRGLLPERIIGATDSSGELMFLMKWKDSDEADLVPARQANVKCPQIVIAFYEERLTWHTHNDNEEDESKEDL; translated from the exons ATGGACGAAAAGGcaa CAACGATGTCGTCAACAAGACCAGCCAAGGCCAAAAAAGATGAGGAAATTGTTGCAGAGCCAGCAGACGTTGAGGAAGAAGAGGAAGAGGAAGAAGAATACACAGTTGAGAAAGTGGTGGACTCCAGGATGAAGGGAGGTCGTAAAGAGTACCTTCTGAAATGGAAAGGTTACCCAGA cTCAGAGAATACTTGGGAACCAGAAGCAAATTTAGATTGTCCAGACCTTATAGCAGAGTTTGaggagaaaaagaagaaaaaagatcaagagaagaaaagaaaaactccAAATGGCACAGATGATGGTGCAgcaaagaagaagaagaaagtcTCAGAAGTAAAAACAACA GAAGAAGATAACAAACCAAGAGGTTTTGACAGAGGGTTGTTGCCAGAGAGAATTATTGGTGCCACAGACAGTTCAGGCGAACTCATGTTTTTAATGAAGTG GAAAGACAGTGATGAGGCAGATTTAGTACCAGCAAGACAAGCTAATGTTAAATGTCCACAAATAGTGATAGCTTTTTATGAAGAACGACTCACATGGCACACTCATAATGACAATGAAGAGGATGAAAGCAAGGAGGATTTATAa